From Echeneis naucrates chromosome 7, fEcheNa1.1, whole genome shotgun sequence, one genomic window encodes:
- the apex2 gene encoding DNA-(apurinic or apyrimidinic site) endonuclease 2, producing the protein MKIVTWNINGIRTFRGGIKQALDSLGADIICVQETKVTRDLLDERTAIVDGYNSYFSYSRGRSGYSGVATYCKDSATPFAAEEGLTGLLTNHQGAIGCYGDHTKFSEEELLLLDNEGRAVITQHRVTVQDKVQTVTVINVYCPRADPEKPERKHFKLQFYKLLQCRAEAILKGGSHVIVCGDVNTSHRPIDHCDPCDADDFGKNPGRKWLNRFLHSGKPEDETGEGSDASATDLNHDGKFVDTFRHFHPTRMNAFTCWSTLTGARQTNYGTRIDYIFADCQLVRDHFVAADIMPEVEGSDHCPVWGQLSCPIVSSSKPPPLCTRYLPEFAGKQQKLSRFFVKVGQKSVQSEQKDELPGSQEEAERRENLNPSEAGNICGKKRVLTSDSVLPKGKKTKTLKPQGNLLSFFKPKFTNDVTTTEAPVELSEKILSLDRKPPTQNSQIASTDQEKVSTATNRAQEHTAPAIFDSSQMCTSSTTETCDKRMKPTPSTSQPGNGHLNANKGASLVFWKSVLHGPPQAPSCKVHREPCVLRTVKKEGPNMGKQFFVCGRPQGHASNAEARCNFFAWVEKGK; encoded by the exons ATGAAGATCGTCACCTGGAACATTAATGGCATCAGGACTTTCAGAGGAGGCATTAAGCAGGCGCTCGATTCCCTGGGGGCAGATATTATCTGTGTTCAGGAGACGAAGGTGACAA GAGACCTGTTGGATGAAAGAACTGCCATCGTTGACGGCTACAACTCCTATTTCAGCTACAGCCGAGGGCGCAGCGGCTATTCAG GTGTTGCCACTTACTGTAAAGACAGTGCCACCCCCTTCGCCGCTGAGGAGGGTCTCACAGGTTTGCTGACCAACCACCAAGGGGCGATTGGATGTTATGGAGATCACACTAAGTtttcagaggaggagctgctgcttttggaCAATGAAGGACGAGCTGtcatcacacaacacagagtCAC GGTTCAAGACAAAGTGCAGACTGTTACTGTTATCAATGTGTACTGTCCACGGGCTGACCCTGAAAAGCCAGAGCgcaaacatttcaaactgcagttctACAAGCTGCTGCAGTGTCGGGCTGAGGCTATACTGAAAGGTGGAAG ccatgtCATTGTGTGTGGAGATGTAAATACATCTCACCGGCCAATTGACCACTGTGACCCCTGTGATGCC GATGATTTTGGTAAAAATCCTGGCCGGAAATGGCTGAACCGTTTCCTGCACAGTGGTAAACCAGAAGATGAGACAGGTGAAGGATCTGATGCATCTGCAACAGATCTCAATCATGATGGAAAATTTGTGGACACTTTTCGCCATTTCCACCCAACTCGAATGAATGCCTTCACATGCTGGTCCACTCTCACTGGAGCCCGGCAGACCAACTATGGCACGCGCATTGACTACATATTTGCTGATTGTCAGTTAGTCAGGGATCATTTCGTGGCAGCAGACATCATGCCAGAGGTGGAGGGGTCAGACCACTGTCCTGTATGGGGGCAACTGAGCTGCCCTATTGTGTCCAGCTCCAAGCCTCCACCACTTTGTACTCGCTACCTGCCAGAGTTTGCAGGCAAGCAGCAGAAACTCTCGCGCTTCTTCGTTAAAGTTGGCCAGAAATCAGTCCAGTCAGAGCAAAAGGATGAATTACCTGGATCTCAAGAGGAGGcagaaaggagggaaaattTAAACCCAAGTGAAGCTGGAAACATCTGTGGTAAAAAACGGGTTTTAACATCAGATTCTGTTCTCCCTAAggggaaaaagacaaagacactaAAGCCACAAGGTaacctcctttcctttttcaaacCTAAATTTACAAATGATGTCACAACAACCGAAGCACCTGTCGAGCTGAGTGAAAAAATACTCAGTCTCGACAGAAAGCCCCCAACACAAAACTCCCAAATAGCATCCACAGATCAAGAGAAGGTGTCCACGGCTACAAACAGAGCTCAGGAACATACGGCGCCAGCTATCTTTGATTCCTCACAGATGTgcaccagcagcaccacagagacatgtgaCAAACGAATGAAGCCAACACCATCAACCTCTCAGCCCGGTAATGGACACTTGAACGCAAACAAAGGGGCATCACTTGTGTTTTGGAAATCAGTGCTTCACGGACCGCCTCAAGCACCCTCCTGCAAGGTCCACAGGGAACCCTGTGTCCTTCGTACTGTAAAAAAAGAGGGACCAAACATGGGCAAACAATTCTTTGTGTGTGGCCGTCCTCAGGGTCATGCCTCTAACGCCGAGGCACGATGTAATTTCTTTGCATGGGTTGAGAAGGGAAAGTGA
- the LOC115046396 gene encoding protein bicaudal D homolog 2 isoform X1 yields MLEADADPAGAAVEGEGEAVMVSGDLKAEVVRLTLELQEATEEKLQAARYGLVVLEESSALKVKHRQLEEEHEALKAELQQLKEAFADSVSSQKRAAADGECREECLLQETASKEAAMATRIEEVQADLKQSRLALGNAHAEIDRLVVVSAQLKKECECLEAEKGHLRDEMKEYKVRELRQLQDNGELEEENISLQKQVSVLKENQVEFESIKLELTQKNEEQEELRAQLEEAARLREIAEMQLDEALEALKEEREQKNSLRRELSALTLNPFDSVGNLELHLEQMDDSQEEGQGRGRLGEGEGEDQDSGYNNGPGSAPGSAHPPHLVGSKTNGLIHSCSTPHNSDVFLRAPTSGLVSDLLSELHFSDSQKLKQQLLQAEREKSSLASKVEELQMQLVMSKQALNQQEDKVGSLTQQLEAVQSSQAHNQETDDRADDDTEIGDGGNGVFDYEVDTKSKEVLEARMRSASEELLNLRDELSQAGTRYNALEQRYKLEKDRWRAEAQELADKIRQCIKSSKQDQERISELEKEIGATRKVAIDSEGHLSVAQEELLAFSEELSNLYHHICVCNNLTPKRVTLDYYRDSARASGGASSARRSHHVYAQHNTQKKPRPNDMFISKAAALQFMGEVDSAGATAESPNCPGSPTLDFRDPSNVRNLVAVIRCQIKHLRVAVDLCRQRGAMPYSGLSSSGESERDAESLLEEVLKLKSLLSTKREQIATLRTVLKANKQTAELALSNLKTKYETEKSMVSETMMKLRNELKALKEDAATFSSLRVMFASRCDQYVTQLDEMQRQLAAAEDEKKTLNSLLRMAIQQKLALTQRLEDLEAPLSTHSLNSSPRRSRAKELANKSGRAPRSPRSSPARPPLRSSPRASPVLGSSVPTMATHHLRALTRSLHTSPVRTPLSLCPDNPSQTSSRSSKGRDLPRDATFIRSRSVSDVFNAASNSGHSLTRKSSTSSVNSEVMVKVSDSRKGASGRRASFPARQDTFITTHIVPASSSPKLKSSLFSSSIDNITSSKVLRVHSNRSEAWSENKQKPDLKPNVDTSVRRKQPLASRSNSAQTAAACHDTCQSASVSSRLNVKSSGTLTSTSPAVHNPPSKTRMTGVCRESRRRLTNSTTRTTEESHTNVSKSSGHKAQATSGRARSTHSKSSRRR; encoded by the exons ATGCTGGAGGCCGATGCAGACCCAGCAGGAGCTGCAgtggaaggagagggggaggcgGTAATGGTGAGTGGAGACTTGAAGGCTGAGGTGGTACGGCTGACTCTGGAGCTCCAGGAGGCCACAGAGGAGAAGCTACAGGCAGCCCGTTATGGCCTTGTGGTGCTGGAGGAAAGTTCTGCTCTCAAGGTGAAACACAGGCAGCTGGAAGAGGAGCATGAAGCCCTCAAAGCGGAGCTTCAGCAGCTCAAAGAG GCGTTTGCTGATTCTGTGAGCAGCCAGAAGCGTGCAGCTGCTGATGGAGAGTGCCGAGAGGAGTGCCTGCTGCAGGAGACTGCCAGTAAAGAGGCTGCCATGGCAACTCGCATTGAGGAAGTGCAAGCAGATCTCAAGCAATCACGGCTTGCTCTGGGCAATGCTCACGCAGAAATCGATAGACTGGTGGTGGTGTCTGCCCAGTTAAAGAAG GAATGTGAATGTCTGGAGGCAGAGAAAGGTCATCTGAGAGATGAGATGAAGGAATATAAAGTACGTGAGTTACGCCAGTTGCAGGACAATGGCGAGCTTGAGGAAGAAAACATATCTCTGCAAAAGCAGGTGTCTGTACTCAAGGAAAACCAG GTTGAGTTTGAATCGATAAAGCTTGAGCTGACCCAGAAGaatgaggagcaggaggagctgcgAGCTCAGCTGGAGGAAGCAGCCAGGCTGAGGGAAATAGCAGAGATGCAACTGGATGAGGCCCTGGAAGCcctgaaggaggagagggagcagaagAACAGTCTGCGGCGAGAGCTCTCTGCCCTGACCCTTAACCCCTTTGATTCTGTGGGGAACCTGGAGCTCCACTTGGAACAGATGGACGACAGCCAGGAAGAGGGCCAGGGTAGAGGGAGGTTAGGTGAGGGTGAGGGAGAGGACCAGGACAGTGGCTACAACAATGGTCCTGGGTCTGCTCCCGGTTCTGCTCACCCTCCTCACTTGGTGGGCTCCAAAACTAACGGCCTCATCCATAGCTGCTCTACTCCGCACAACAGTGATGTGTTCCTACGTGCTCCAACTTCAGGCCTTGTGTCAGATCTACTGAGTGAGCTACACTTTTCAGACAGTcaaaaactgaagcagcagctcctACAG GCGGAAAGAGAAAAGTCCAGCCTGGCTAGCAAAGTGGAGGAACTGCAGATGCAGCTGGTAATGTCCAAACAGGCACTCAATCAGCAAGAGGACAAAGTTGGTTCTCTCACGCAGCAGCTGGAGGCCGTGCAGAGCAGCCAGGCGCACAACCAGGAGACAGATGACAGAGCAGATGATGACACAGAGATTGGAGATGGTGGCAATGGTGTCTTTGACTATGAGGTAGACACCAAGAGCAAGGAGGTGTTGGAGGCAAGGATGCGCTCAGCCAGCGAAGAGCTCCTGAACCTGCGAGATGAACTCTCTCAGGCAGGAACGCGTTATAATGCTTTGGAGCAGAGATACAAGCTGGAGAAGGACCGGTGGAGAGCAGAGGCCCAGGAGCTGGCTGACAAGATCCGTCAGTGCATAAAGTCCAGTAAACAGGACCAGGAGCGCATCAgtgagctggagaaggagattGGGGCCACACGGAAGGTGGCGATAGATTCAGAGGGGCACTTGAGTGTTGCCCAGGAAGAGCTGCTGGCTTTCTCTGAGGAGCTGTCCAACCTCTATCaccacatctgtgtgtgcaatAATCTGACGCCAAAACGGGTCACCCTGGACTATTACCGTGATAGTGCTAGGGCAAGTGGTGGAGCAAGTAGTGCAAGAAGATCACACCATGTCTACGCACAGCACAACACCCAGAAGAAGCCCAGACCCAATGACATGTTCATTTCCAAAGCTGCAGCATTGCAGTTTATGGGGGAGGTGGACAGTGCAGGAGCCACAGCAGAATCTCCTAATTGCCCTGGCTCCCCCACCCTGGATTTCAGGGACCCCTCCAATGTCCGTAACTTGGTAGCAGTCATCCGTTGCCAGATCAAACACCTCAGG GTGGCAGTGGACCTGTGTCGGCAGAGGGGAGCTATGCCTTACTCAGGGCTCAGCAGCAGCGGAGAGTCAGAACGGGATGCTGAGAGCCTCTTGGAGGAAGTATTAAAACTCAAGTCTCTCCTCAGCACCAAGAGGGAACAGATTGCTACCCTCAGGACTGTTCTCAAGGCTAACAAACAG ACCGCAGAGTTGGCCCTGTCCAATTTGAAAACCAAGTATGAGACAGAGAAGAGCATGGTGTCGGAGACAATGATGAAACTGCGCAATGAGCTCAAAGCTCTGAAAGAGGATGCTGCTACCTTTTCTTCACTCCGAGTCATGTTTGCCAGCCG GTGTGACCAGTATGTCACCCAACTGGATGAAATGCAGAGGCAGCTGGCAGCAGCTGAGGATGAGAAGAAGACCCTGAATTCTCTGCTGCGCATGGCCATCCAGCAGAAACTGGCTCTTACTCAGCGTTTGGAAGACCTGGAGGCGCCTCTGTCTACCCACAGCTTGAACAGCAGCCCTCGCCGGTCCCGAGCCAAAGAATTGGCCAACAAGTCAGGCAGGGCCCCTCGGAGTCCCAGAAGCAGTCCGGCACGCCCGCCACTGAGGAGCAGTCCACGGGCTAGTCCAGTTCTTGGCAGCAGTGTTCCCACCATGGCCACGCACCACCTGCGAGCTCTAACACGAAGCCTCCATACAAGCCCTGTAAGaacccctctttctctttgtcctgACAACCCCAGCCAAACAAGTAGCCGGTCTTCTAAAGGAAGGGATCTCCCAAGAGACGCCACTTTCATTAGAAGTCGTAGTGTCAGTGATGTTTTTAATGCAGCGTCAAATTCTGGCCACTCTCTCACACGTAAAAGCTCCACTAGTTCTGTGAACAGTGAAGTAATGGTCAAAGTCAGTGATTCAAGAAAGGGTGCATCAGGCCGGAGGGCTTCTTTCCCTGCACGGCAGGATACCTTCATCACAACTCACATTGTACCTGCCTCTTCCAGCCCCAAGCTAAagtcttctttgttttcttcatccATAGATAATATAACCTCTTCCAAAGTTTTGCGAGTGCATTCTAACAGATCTGAAGCATggagtgaaaataaacaaaagcctGATCTAAAACCAAACGTAGATACTTCTGTGCGAAGAAAGCAACCGTTGGCTTCCAGGTCTAACTCTgctcaaacagcagctgcatgcCATGACACATGTCAGTCGGCCTCAGTCTCTTCTCGGCTGAATGTGAAATCGTCAGGGACCCTGACATCCACATCTCCCGCTGTTCACAATCCACCCAGTAAAACCAGGATGACTGGGGTGTGTAGAGAGTCAAGACGTAGATTAACAAACTCCACGACTAGAACTACTGAGGAATCCCACACCAATGTTAGTAAAAGCTCTGGTCATAAAGCTCAGGCCACATCTGGCCGGGCACGGAGCACACACTCGAAATCATCTCGCAGACGATGA
- the LOC115046396 gene encoding protein bicaudal D homolog 2 isoform X2: MLEADADPAGAAVEGEGEAVMVSGDLKAEVVRLTLELQEATEEKLQAARYGLVVLEESSALKVKHRQLEEEHEALKAELQQLKEAFADSVSSQKRAAADGECREECLLQETASKEAAMATRIEEVQADLKQSRLALGNAHAEIDRLVVVSAQLKKECECLEAEKGHLRDEMKEYKVRELRQLQDNGELEEENISLQKQVSVLKENQVEFESIKLELTQKNEEQEELRAQLEEAARLREIAEMQLDEALEALKEEREQKNSLRRELSALTLNPFDSVGNLELHLEQMDDSQEEGQGRGRLGEGEGEDQDSGYNNGPGSAPGSAHPPHLVGSKTNGLIHSCSTPHNSDVFLRAPTSGLVSDLLSELHFSDSQKLKQQLLQAEREKSSLASKVEELQMQLVMSKQALNQQEDKVGSLTQQLEAVQSSQAHNQETDDRADDDTEIGDGGNGVFDYEVDTKSKEVLEARMRSASEELLNLRDELSQAGTRYNALEQRYKLEKDRWRAEAQELADKIRQCIKSSKQDQERISELEKEIGATRKVAIDSEGHLSVAQEELLAFSEELSNLYHHICVCNNLTPKRVTLDYYRDSARASGGASSARRSHHVYAQHNTQKKPRPNDMFISKAAALQFMGEVDSAGATAESPNCPGSPTLDFRDPSNVRNLVAVIRCQIKHLRVAVDLCRQRGAMPYSGLSSSGESERDAESLLEEVLKLKSLLSTKREQIATLRTVLKANKQTAELALSNLKTKYETEKSMVSETMMKLRNELKALKEDAATFSSLRVMFASRCDQYVTQLDEMQRQLAAAEDEKKTLNSLLRMAIQQKLALTQRLEDLEAPLSTHSLNSSPRRSRAKELANKSGRAPRSPRSSPARPPLRSSPRASPVLGSSVPTMATHHLRALTRSLHTSPR, encoded by the exons ATGCTGGAGGCCGATGCAGACCCAGCAGGAGCTGCAgtggaaggagagggggaggcgGTAATGGTGAGTGGAGACTTGAAGGCTGAGGTGGTACGGCTGACTCTGGAGCTCCAGGAGGCCACAGAGGAGAAGCTACAGGCAGCCCGTTATGGCCTTGTGGTGCTGGAGGAAAGTTCTGCTCTCAAGGTGAAACACAGGCAGCTGGAAGAGGAGCATGAAGCCCTCAAAGCGGAGCTTCAGCAGCTCAAAGAG GCGTTTGCTGATTCTGTGAGCAGCCAGAAGCGTGCAGCTGCTGATGGAGAGTGCCGAGAGGAGTGCCTGCTGCAGGAGACTGCCAGTAAAGAGGCTGCCATGGCAACTCGCATTGAGGAAGTGCAAGCAGATCTCAAGCAATCACGGCTTGCTCTGGGCAATGCTCACGCAGAAATCGATAGACTGGTGGTGGTGTCTGCCCAGTTAAAGAAG GAATGTGAATGTCTGGAGGCAGAGAAAGGTCATCTGAGAGATGAGATGAAGGAATATAAAGTACGTGAGTTACGCCAGTTGCAGGACAATGGCGAGCTTGAGGAAGAAAACATATCTCTGCAAAAGCAGGTGTCTGTACTCAAGGAAAACCAG GTTGAGTTTGAATCGATAAAGCTTGAGCTGACCCAGAAGaatgaggagcaggaggagctgcgAGCTCAGCTGGAGGAAGCAGCCAGGCTGAGGGAAATAGCAGAGATGCAACTGGATGAGGCCCTGGAAGCcctgaaggaggagagggagcagaagAACAGTCTGCGGCGAGAGCTCTCTGCCCTGACCCTTAACCCCTTTGATTCTGTGGGGAACCTGGAGCTCCACTTGGAACAGATGGACGACAGCCAGGAAGAGGGCCAGGGTAGAGGGAGGTTAGGTGAGGGTGAGGGAGAGGACCAGGACAGTGGCTACAACAATGGTCCTGGGTCTGCTCCCGGTTCTGCTCACCCTCCTCACTTGGTGGGCTCCAAAACTAACGGCCTCATCCATAGCTGCTCTACTCCGCACAACAGTGATGTGTTCCTACGTGCTCCAACTTCAGGCCTTGTGTCAGATCTACTGAGTGAGCTACACTTTTCAGACAGTcaaaaactgaagcagcagctcctACAG GCGGAAAGAGAAAAGTCCAGCCTGGCTAGCAAAGTGGAGGAACTGCAGATGCAGCTGGTAATGTCCAAACAGGCACTCAATCAGCAAGAGGACAAAGTTGGTTCTCTCACGCAGCAGCTGGAGGCCGTGCAGAGCAGCCAGGCGCACAACCAGGAGACAGATGACAGAGCAGATGATGACACAGAGATTGGAGATGGTGGCAATGGTGTCTTTGACTATGAGGTAGACACCAAGAGCAAGGAGGTGTTGGAGGCAAGGATGCGCTCAGCCAGCGAAGAGCTCCTGAACCTGCGAGATGAACTCTCTCAGGCAGGAACGCGTTATAATGCTTTGGAGCAGAGATACAAGCTGGAGAAGGACCGGTGGAGAGCAGAGGCCCAGGAGCTGGCTGACAAGATCCGTCAGTGCATAAAGTCCAGTAAACAGGACCAGGAGCGCATCAgtgagctggagaaggagattGGGGCCACACGGAAGGTGGCGATAGATTCAGAGGGGCACTTGAGTGTTGCCCAGGAAGAGCTGCTGGCTTTCTCTGAGGAGCTGTCCAACCTCTATCaccacatctgtgtgtgcaatAATCTGACGCCAAAACGGGTCACCCTGGACTATTACCGTGATAGTGCTAGGGCAAGTGGTGGAGCAAGTAGTGCAAGAAGATCACACCATGTCTACGCACAGCACAACACCCAGAAGAAGCCCAGACCCAATGACATGTTCATTTCCAAAGCTGCAGCATTGCAGTTTATGGGGGAGGTGGACAGTGCAGGAGCCACAGCAGAATCTCCTAATTGCCCTGGCTCCCCCACCCTGGATTTCAGGGACCCCTCCAATGTCCGTAACTTGGTAGCAGTCATCCGTTGCCAGATCAAACACCTCAGG GTGGCAGTGGACCTGTGTCGGCAGAGGGGAGCTATGCCTTACTCAGGGCTCAGCAGCAGCGGAGAGTCAGAACGGGATGCTGAGAGCCTCTTGGAGGAAGTATTAAAACTCAAGTCTCTCCTCAGCACCAAGAGGGAACAGATTGCTACCCTCAGGACTGTTCTCAAGGCTAACAAACAG ACCGCAGAGTTGGCCCTGTCCAATTTGAAAACCAAGTATGAGACAGAGAAGAGCATGGTGTCGGAGACAATGATGAAACTGCGCAATGAGCTCAAAGCTCTGAAAGAGGATGCTGCTACCTTTTCTTCACTCCGAGTCATGTTTGCCAGCCG GTGTGACCAGTATGTCACCCAACTGGATGAAATGCAGAGGCAGCTGGCAGCAGCTGAGGATGAGAAGAAGACCCTGAATTCTCTGCTGCGCATGGCCATCCAGCAGAAACTGGCTCTTACTCAGCGTTTGGAAGACCTGGAGGCGCCTCTGTCTACCCACAGCTTGAACAGCAGCCCTCGCCGGTCCCGAGCCAAAGAATTGGCCAACAAGTCAGGCAGGGCCCCTCGGAGTCCCAGAAGCAGTCCGGCACGCCCGCCACTGAGGAGCAGTCCACGGGCTAGTCCAGTTCTTGGCAGCAGTGTTCCCACCATGGCCACGCACCACCTGCGAGCTCTAACACGAAGCCTCCATACAAGCCCT CGCTGA